The Schistocerca nitens isolate TAMUIC-IGC-003100 chromosome 6, iqSchNite1.1, whole genome shotgun sequence DNA segment actccagggtcgaggtgtaccgtgggtggcggcgttcacagtcagtccacgttgctgcaacttgccgacggcaatccaggtcctggagatgagttatgttgagcttccaaaagccattgctgcgccagacttgttgggggcgtaggtgtatagtgcagatataggcactgtgatcggaataggcttgaggccatagttcggcgtccaccacaccttgtgtgagatcttgtgacacatatatgcggtcaagtcggctggccgaatgactggtaaggtgagtgtggccagagcggttaccgtggactttttcccacgtgtcgctcaagtgaagttcttggatcatcgcacccagttccggacaaggcatgtaatgtggggtttggtccttggggtgaagtacgcaattaaaatcgccggcgaagacgctgtggtcgtatcgcccaaggaaaaggggagcgacatctgtggagtagaatctggcgcggtcgtgacgtcttgtggtacccgacggcgcgtaaacattaatgaatcgggtgttgagtgccgtaaatgctattcctcgcgcggagggaagaaaagtgacgtcggtaacttcaataccttcacgcactaatattgccactccggtgtccgcagggctaccgggcgtcacatgtgtgacgtaaccgtaaaagtgcgggagtgcagtcgttttcacttcttgtaggaaagcaaagtctactcccatggctcgtacggtttctttcaaaagttggatcttgacaggagaactgatcatattgatattcatagtcgccaggcggtaagcctggcaacgcgttgtttgggcgaggttatccatgttgaagttggagagaagcgaacatcggaagtgatgttACCCCCCGCcaaacgcggtcctccttgtgctgcttatgcggcatgatccggcgacgcttcagctggccgcggatcgggatcttgtgtctcgacgtcctcggcccacgaagcgggcgcgggtgtctgttcatgttccatagcctcggaatgtttgatagtaagggaccgggcgacttcgctgcctgcactggtaccttcccgctgctcactgtttctgtcaatgggctgatggtcgaaagctacatgtttttctgtctgttctgcaaggttggagtcagtggaaacagcttcagcttcgcggctggcttcttgagtggtcagttgttcttccccggccgaatgcgaaccactgtgttccgacacggtccgacgacggcgctttcggcgtttcggtgatcgctgtttccgtacatggccttcattgtcagaagacggcactgactcacgctccgccggaacaaacgcttcggtcggtacaataagggaatcacTTGCCATCTTACTGCCGTCAATGTCTGTCGCGGtcggtagctccagagtcgtagtactattttccaccactggccaggtcggcggatcatctaagtttttgtccgtggaaagtgattcctgtaccgctgaaaCGGTCGGCCGTGTCTGTTGTGcggagaacgtcgtgagcgccgccgcgtaagtcacgggtagaatagtcttcgtcgctggtggtgcaacgtccttcggtgggagttgtgtgatccgacgctggaggcactcggaacgaaggtgaccttccttgccgcatccggaacacgtcttcggctggccgtcataaataactatggcccggcatcctcctatctgtagataggatggcacgtgtcgttggagatctatgcgcacttggcgtactccattgagtactggatacgtcttaaactgggtccatttttcagccacgtgttcgtgtaccgtgccgtaggggcggagcgccgttacaacttctgccgccgggagttcaaatggaagttcgaatatgcgtatagtccgcagtcccattgcggcgtggccgacctcgacgttgccaacattgccatctgcgtggcagaagcgtagttcttgtttcatctcacgaagcaccttgtcgcatgtagtttcatttatgagctttacatagaccgtgctactgacgatcgaaaagtgaatgccgacaatgtcggcagccgggatcttggcttcctcttttaaaaagcgttcgacttcgagcgcctttggtcgggtaaagtcgttccgaaatgtgaatttcaaggttgatcttctgtattggtttgccatggtcttgtagcgctacggcgtcacgttagtgtcggccgaagaaagtaaacaaggcgcgcgggccctctctgacagcggagagcacacaccgcacgtctgcttcgctcggctgcgagagccgcactgTGTTAGTGAAGtatcattttgttttcttctccccTTCTGGATAGCTCCTTCATCTCAACGGCAGCACTTGCAACGTAACTCCTtagctatttgctggatgtattctaatcccaGTATCCCTTACAGATGTTTACCCTCTAACACCATGGGAGTTATACGGTGATGTCTTGACACATCtctaatcatcctgtcccttcttcttgtcaatgtttctcaTGTGTTCTTTTCCTCACCAATTCTGTGgacagcctcctcattccttactttatcagtccgtttaattcagtccaactaattttcaaggtTCTTTTGCAGTTCCACATCTGAAATGATTCAATTCTACttcgctccggttttcccacagcccaagtttcactaccatgcagtgctgtgctccaaacgtacattctcagaaatttgtcccTCAGAATCAAAgtatatgtttgatactaatagatttctcttggccaggaatgctctcctTGCCAGAGCCAGTCAGCTTTTTTTGTCCCctttgctccgttcgtcatgggttattttgctggcaAGATAgcggaatttcttaacttcatctacttcgtgatcattaatcctgatgttgagtttctcgctgttcttattcctGCCACTCCTCGTTACTTCCatttttattcgatttactctcaatccatattctgcactcatcagactattcattctattcagcagatttctgtatttcttatttactttcaccgaggatagcaatgtcatcagcaaatcttatcattgatatctttcaccttgaattttaattccactcttgaactttccttttatttccgtcattgcttcttcgacctaTAGATTGAATAGTACGGGCGAAATACTACAACCTgtattacacccattttaatccgagagcttcgttcttgttcttccactcttCTTTTTCCCTTTcggctgttgtacatgttgtatataacTCGTCTTTCCTCAtagatatttttctcagaatttcgaacatgttgcaccagtttacattgtcgaatgcattTCCCAAGACGGCACATCCTATGAACatgtcgtgatttttctttagtcttactcccactatcaaccgcaatgccagaactgcctctcagcacttttacctttcctaaacccaaactgttcgtcatctaacagatcctcaatttgcttttgctttcttctgtatattattccaacCAGcgacttggaagcatgagctgtgaatctcattgtgcaataattcttgcactttgcggctcttgcaatcttgggaattgtatgaatgatgtttttccggaagtcgtacggtatatcgccagactcatacattttatacATCAATGTTACCACTTCCCTcatcattttagaaattccgatggaatgttatctatcccttctgcatcaTTCTAtcgtaaatcttccaaagctcttttaaattctgattctaatagtggaacCTCCggttcttctatatcgactcctgtttccccttttatcacgtcatcagacaaatctttcccctcatacagACTTTCATTCCATCTattcgctctttcctctgcatttaacagcggaattcccgttgcactcttaatgttacctcaaCTGCTGTTAACTTTACTGAAGGTTGTTTTCACATTTCTATATGCttagtccgtccttccgacaatcatttctttttcgacatctctaaatttttcatgtagccatttcaccttagcttctctgcatttccagtttatttaattcctaagcgaatgtatttctgtattcctgaatttccctgaacatttttagacTTCTTTCGTTCATCGATCTACTATAACATGGTTTTTTTGTGGTTATCTTCTTTGTACAAattcctttccagcttctgtgactgccctttttagagatgtccattcctcttcaaccgaagtgcctactgagctattccttatcgcacgagctatagcctcagagaacttcaaacgtatctcttcattactTGGCTCGGCCGTATTCCAATTCTTTGCGCAATTATTCTTcccgactagtctcttaaacttcagtctactcttcatcactactaaattgtgataggAATCTGTATCGGTTCCTGGGTATGTCTTActttccagtatctgatttcggaatctctgcccgtCTGTGATGTACGAgacgtattccgaaagtaaggtccgatcgctcgcgaaatggaaaccacagtcaaaatccGATACAGCTTTGCATAGGTGTGTTGGATAGTGTCTCTAGTACACCCGTTGATCGCGTCACGTctgcttttcagttctgagcgcactgcgagcacgtaaagatgcctagaaaacagcgtctctcgccaagtatgagTACCTGTGAGAGATTTCGCATGATTTGACGCAGCCCACACAACTTAACTCTCAagaatttccttcttcatgacagttctcggccgcactctgcaggggcaatgacgacGCCCCTGGAGTGTTTTCGATGGAAAGCGtttgatcaccctccatacagcctggattttgctccctctgattttcatctccgttGACATGAACCACTTTCTATGAAGTCAGCGGTTTGGAACAGACAACGAACTACAGATCCGTGTAGAGAATCGGCGGCAACtggaggcggctgccttctatgacaagggtattggaaagttggtacaacgataAGACAAATGTCTCaaacggagcggcgactatgtagagacgttTCTGGAAGGTGTGGCAAACCATTgcaaaataaaacacttttgattttgactgtagttttcatttcgcgaccgatctgaccTTACCTTCGGAATAGACCTCGtattctaactgaaattttcctgtatctcccagccttttcgaagtatacctcctcctcttgtgattcttgaacaggatattcgccattactagctgaaatttattgcggaactcaattagcctttctcctctctcattctttgttccaagcccatattctcccttaTCCTCTTTTCGACTGCTtctcctacaaccacattccaattcCCAAtaagtattatattttcatttcgctttacgtagtgaattacccattcaatatcttcatatattttctctatttctttattttcagcTTACGATGTctgcatgtatacgtgaactatcgctgtcggtgttggtttgttgtcgattctgataagaataaccctattacTTAACTTACTCTCTgaactaccttcctattcataactaatcctactcccattataccattttctgcagctgttaatattactctatactcctttcaccagaaattcttgtcttccatttcacttcactgaccctcactatatctagattgagatttTGCATGTCGTTTTTCAGACTTTCTAAGTTCCCTATCAAGTTCAAACTTCTGGCAATCTACGTCCCGtatcatagaacgttatcctttcgttggttattcaatatttttctcatggtcaccccgTCTCCCCCCTTGGGTGTCCCGACCCAGGGATTCGAATGGgaaactagtccggaatcttttgccagtggagaggtaATTACGTTATTTTTTCAATTATGGGCTATATGCTCTGtgtatacacgttatgtgtctttgatgcagtgattttcattgccttctgcatcctcatgccgttgacagTTGCTGATTCTTCTACCTTTACAGGCAGAGTGCATTGAATCtccgtccgctcctccgccatctttgacaaggccgttggcagattgagggtgacttcttatgcagaAAGCCTTTGGTCGACATTGCCAacgatttttatttaaaatctgaGCGGTAGCggtgttcgaacccgggaccgagaatGTTTTGATAGATAAAGAAAGACGCTACCACTAGGCCACCAATGGTGCCGtcaataattgcaaaagtgttgccagcgcaagaatttgtgcacgaactgatctctcaactatgtcccataaatgttcgatgggtggcccaGAAGATGCGCTCCGGGAAATCTCGTGCTTTTGACAAAGGCAATCTTGTTTGttatttgctgccatagcccattaactgcacatttagccgcactgtcctaatgattcgttcgtcatacgtcccacattgatttctgcgcttgtttcatgcagtgttcgttgtctgttaggactgacaactctacgcaaacgccgctgctcccgatgtttaagtgaaggccgccggccactgtgttgtccgtggtgagaggtaatgcctgaaatttggtattctcggtacactcttgactcggtttatctcggaatattgaattccctaaagaaaatattgaattccctaacgatttttgaaatgaaatatttcatgcgtctagctccaactagcgtttcgcgttcaaagtctgttacttaccgacgtgcggccataatgacctCGGGAACCTTTCAGCACAAatgacctgagtagaaatgacagctgcgccagtgcactacagccacctgtataagtgcatatcgcctTTCCATGACTTTGGTCATCTGAGTGTATATCAGAgacacatggcttcactccatgaaAACCTAAGGAGAGATTTGTAATTTAATCCGGGATATAAATGCGAAGTCTGTTGACATCATTTGTCTTGGCCTTGTTGGCCAAATACAGGCACCAAAAGCGTGTAGTAGCTATCTGTCCTACGGGAGCTAAGtgcaactgttattattattggtggatattataatggtcgcctagtcgtagatattgctataatcgcactatttcactcccatttactgagattgttagcacttgatgttaggttggcgccattaaaatgcattgtggtaatcgctgctgcttgctggatcgctgctgtgtctcgatgctgatgctggctctaaatctggttgtctaggggtaaaatgatgaggtcccgtgttttgatgtgcttttgatgataaataacgagcgaaaccaacaaatatttaaacttcacatatttattactctggtggccatcttaattccactgtccaccaaagacaatgacacagcacctcgaacaataacacacatacacactttaccaaagtgacattccgactgcgctcccgacccttcttgctgcgtgtatttataaccttgtcaaagaactactaaaaagagatatagtttataagtcacatgtacatctcttatcgtaatttgtgcagaaaagtcattaatttatatcgagtggcataatttaacaggttattaaaatgacagacagatttgttgacttgacagaataattctttgtaacaaaaaggccgttttttagaagtttgtcaattgacttctctgatttgcacaaataagtaaataacatgaattattaagaattacattggttttcgtccaaaataggagtgtttatgtgaatactgagtgaaaacggtcctagtgaacaaataggtttcactgggtgatttttatttaaggaggtcCCCAATACATAAGTtgaccactatttttcgtacttcatattaattatttaagacgaacaaagtgtttttacatgatgacatttgctgtatcagtgatcaagtgatattaacttttgtgtggtcagttattcagcataatttaatgggttgactgtttatggagacatgttatgcaatcattgttaacatacacaataacttttctataatcataaatactcgttaaactggtggcatttggagggtatcgcatacttcggtaaagtaaagcctttaataggttccgttacaataTGCATGATTTCTGTTTATCTTTTTTATGTGGTATCGAAGCATATTAGCTGTTTCAACCGTCGATTTATGGACGCCGTTCAGGGTAAAACCATTTGAAGTGAGAGACTCTGTCAATTTATTAACGTTTGCTTGAAGGTAACGGAGATTTACAGCGATCAGTAGTCGATTGCGAATATACGCTAAGGTTGACTTGATAGTTGATCTTGCTTGGAGGAAAGGCAATAGCGATTACGAGTTCTCGTGTACACTGGATTTCGCAATGGGAATTCCGGTGATAGAAATGTGGTTATAGGGGAAAAGACTGGAAAGTCACGCAGTTGCAGTGAGTGACGTGTAAAGGCGTCCCTGGATGGAAGGAAACAGGCCTGGCATAGTGGGGACGGATGTACGTATATAGGAGCGACTTAGGCCTGAGCGGTGCGTAGCGCACTCTGACCGCAGACATGAAGGCCGCTCTAGTGCTCGTCTCGGCGCTGGCCGTGGTCGCCATCACCGCCGCGGAAGAGAAATACACCACCAAGTACGACAACGTCAACCTGGACGGCATTCTCGGCAACGAACGTCTCTTCAATAGCTACGCGCAGTGCTTGCTCGAGGATGGAGACGCCAACTGCACTGCTGATGGCAAGGAGCTAAAGAGTAAGTGTAGCTATGTGAACACATTGACATTCAGTTAGGTGACTGGTTGCAACTACGCTGCACGCACCTACGTGTACCTAcacctctacagggtggtccattgatcatgaccgggccaaatatctcacgaaataagcgtcaaacggaaaaactacaaagcacgaaacttgtctagcttgaagggggaaaccagacga contains these protein-coding regions:
- the LOC126262456 gene encoding ejaculatory bulb-specific protein 3-like, with product MKAALVLVSALAVVAITAAEEKYTTKYDNVNLDGILGNERLFNSYAQCLLEDGDANCTADGKELKRIIPDALSSECAKCNEKQKEGTRKVLKHLINHKPDIWAQLKAKYDPDGTYSKKYEDREKELHQ